ATTTATCATCTGCTATCTATTAGGCACaattcagtcaacaaacatttatgaattcCTTATTATTGTACCATACACTAAGCTAAGTGCCAGGAaattatgaagatgaaatgaaaatccCTCCCCTCCAGGAACTTCCAGCCTATCCAAGGAGATTACATGGTTCAAAATTCTTTAATTAGTATAGTCCTTAAACCTACAGAGGCTTTCTTAAAATCAGTCCTAAAAGCCTAGGAAAGGAATGAAACAAGAATGTTTCTCTGGGCTAGAGAACTGGAACATTTTGCAGGGTATTTCGTACATTTGAAATGAAATTAGGGAccgctgggcggctcagtggattgagagtcaggcttggagatggaaggttctgggttcagatacttcgtagctgtgtgaccctgggcaagtcacttcacctccattgcctagcccttacttctcttctgccttagtaccaatacgttgtattgattctaagatggaagggaaaggtttaaaaaaagaaaagaaatcaaatctgATCCTTGGGCTTTATCAGCCCTACTTTGAACCCAAAGTTCTGCCACTTTTGGGTCAGTTCAGCTCCCATGGTTTCCCTTTCCTAGCCACAAGAATATTGGAAATCCTTACAatgatatttgaatattttcccttggcCTTAGAATAGGACTCCAGGGTTCTTTGGCAACAATTCAAAGTGTGGCATGATCTGTAGAGCATTATGCAAGAGCCCATTGGACATcccaccacctcctcctccttgAAAGCTTATAGAAGGCAAATAAGGTAAAACAATAGGAGGCTGGTCTTGGAATGCTGAAATGTCACTGAGTGGGGTTGACCTTGCTTTTATCATCTCCATCTTATCCTCTGTATACACAGAACAAACTCAAGGAGTTATAACTTAGCCCTGCACTAGTCTAGTGTTTTTCTCTGGCACAGGGCATAACTCCTTCCCCTCTTTGCAAATCATCTCATAAACGTCTTACCTCAGctggagggtttaaaaaaagctgtttcttcttcttttattcccTCTGCCCTTAATTAACTGCCATATAGTTTCTTTCcttgggaaaaggaggaagatttCCCTGAGTGCTTTTTTTATGACGACATTGGGGAGCAGGTTCATCTGTGAAGGGAAAGCCCCATGGGAGAACACGCCTTCTGTGGACATTCCCAGCTAACTTACAGTCTTTATAAGCCGGCTGTTGCTCCCAGATGTCAGATCGGGCTAGCTGGGCTTCCACCGACTCCCTCGAGCCACAGGTCCCAAAGGATTAGCACACAGACTGGAAAATGACCCAATCTGGCAAGAAGATCCTAATCTTAGTATTTTTGATGAAAGTAATGCTGCTCTGCCTCTCGGACAGGGCTCAAGGTGAGTGGCACTCATTCATTTTGCAAGGGTGCGAGAACTCCTTTCTGGCAAGGAGTTCATTCTGAAAGACCATGACAGGTAAATCCCTGGGATGGAAAATAGTAGGGGAAAAGGTCTGGTGCtatgttttattctcttttggGAAAATAATCCAAGTGTGGGAAAGGAAGCATGGGCACAGCGGGCTAAGTATGAGATCAATAATGTAAAACTTTGAGAGAGGTAGGTAGAGgctactttatctattttttttctttgttcaagactcagttcaggtGCTCcctcttccaagaagccttccttgaGCTCCCCAGCTGAAAGTAATCTTTCCTTACTCAAAATTTCCCAGACCCTTTTGATGAGCTCATTCCTTTGTCCTTGCCATAAGTTATGTCGAATTGTACTTTTTAAAGATGTACATGTTACATCTCTTCCTTGGTATATTATAGTCCCTTTAAGACTAAGGACTTTTCCTATGAGAAATCACTGAAGTTCACACGGCAATAACTGTAATAAGTGATCAAAGTATTGGCCGCTAGTAGCAAGGATGTAAAACAGTATTAACTTTTATGTCCAGAAAAGTCAGTGTAGCTCCTCAGTGGCAGAAGCATTGAACGAGTCCAGCTCACTAGACAGATGTCCTAGAGCTTTCACTGTTTTTAGAATGTTGATCATAAGATGACTTCATTTCTAATGACtgattccctcttcttctcctttcagCAGCTAGCAGCTTCGATTGCTGCCTTCGGTATATAGAACATCCTATCAGCGCTAAATTCATCAAAGGCTACACAGAACAGCGGTCCTACGAAGCCTGTGACATTGATGCCATCATGTAAGTGCTGAGTGGGGGCAGCAGTCCTGGTGAAATGATGGATGTTTGGAAATCTCTGCCACTAAAACGCAAAGATTGTGAAGATCATCCTCATAAGCTTCCTTTAAGCACTctgtaaacaaaaataaagtcagtCAGTTCTCGAGCATTTGGGtccactatgtgtcaggcactgtgtgaagTGCTGGGGATGCCAAAAATGGCAAAGACAGTCATCTCCCTCAAGGAggtcatagtctaatggggagacagaCAAATTACATATAGAATAAACAGCACCAGTGAACAGAAGGAGGGGTCtagaattaagaattaagaagAATTGGGAGAGGCTTTGGGGGGGAAGGTGTAATTTTGACAAGAAAGTCAGGAGAaccaggaggcaaagatgaggacagagagcattccaggtgtgAGATTTTTgtatattctctctctgtctctatctctttgtctgtctgtctgtctgtctgtctgtctgtctgtctgtctgtctgtctctctctctctctctctctctctctctctttttctctctgactctctctttctctctcacatatgtatcatatttctctatatatcaTCTAAATATATAGATATCATCTCTCAATATATCATATAACTGTATATATCAcctatatagagagagagattgttTGCATATGTAGATTGTTTGCTCATTACATATGAATGATGTAGAGCAAACAGCACTCCTTTTTTTAGACAGGTACAGAAAGTCAACGTAGCATCCAGGGACAGAATGCTTTACTCAAATAGTTACAAAGATCTGTATTCTAATTCCGCTTCTGGCATTTAGCCTCTCTAAGTTTCAGACAAATCTCAAAGACTTTTCATTATAGTTTGTGGTGATCCACTGTGTAGGGACCTTCCACCAATGAAATTAAGCTTTTTGAAGAATTGAATGACAAGTCATTAGAATGTCATGGTCAGGAAAGCTAGAGGTAACATTATTATTTAGCCTTGTCCATGAGGAAATGGATGAATGTCAAAGCATGGTTTTGTTGCAATGTTTTATTTACGAATTCTAAATTACAATTCTAATCGCTACTTCATGATGTATATTAATTGGAAAtgacaatatattaaaaatatttagaaaaaaatctttaatagctTAAGGCTGCTCTAATATg
This window of the Gracilinanus agilis isolate LMUSP501 unplaced genomic scaffold, AgileGrace unplaced_scaffold40640, whole genome shotgun sequence genome carries:
- the CCL20 gene encoding C-C motif chemokine 20, giving the protein MTQSGKKILILVFLMKVMLLCLSDRAQAASSFDCCLRYIEHPISAKFIKGYTEQRSYEACDIDAIIFYTRKHVVCADPKEAWVKHVLRILSSRLRKMSK